The proteins below are encoded in one region of Danio rerio strain Tuebingen ecotype United States chromosome 14, GRCz12tu, whole genome shotgun sequence:
- the zgc:194246 gene encoding synaptonemal complex central element protein 3, which produces MSGGLSDVQLCEDFSSESLQLNQHLEKMTEQMEDVSVKLSCMTYDMVVLRTSPDLAESFKSLENEFQKCKAVLCGLTDGQEVKCHPADEEQVSPKTN; this is translated from the exons ATGTCTGGCGGTTTGTCTGACGTGCAGTTATGCGAGGACTTCAGTAGTGAAAGTTTGCAACTCAACCAGCATTTGGAGAAAATGACTGAACAAATGGAAGATGTTTCAG TGAAGCTGTCTTGTATGACCTACGATATGGTTGTGCTCCGCACCAGTCCAGATCTTGCTGAATCTTTCAAGAGCCTGGAGAATGAGTTCCAGAAGTGCAAAGCGGTCCTCTGTGGTCTTACAGATGGACAAGAAGTAAAATGTCATCCTGCTGATGAAGAACAAGTGTCTCCCAAGACTAATTAA